The following are encoded in a window of Halorubrum aethiopicum genomic DNA:
- a CDS encoding DNA-binding protein: MSSKNVSSEVVSVDEQAFEKHDEAEVDEDGFEVVDETPEFRATVDMEVQAKVDSNHPDARVEEGPDHMFGKTLEQEERIEAREAELEHISAQAELSEQEGRAKRTREVVTKQCGRDEPEPVERTDPRENLTQEELAAVNKQAMRISDEVQGGWSRAVVAKQLAEKVQRGQDVTKAVLETLEEQKAVPGAIVPIADVPDVPVGEVTVQGEITELWTPSDNSIQQVGLIEDESGRTKFTVWEKSGKTVVREGQTVRFRAVKKNWYQGRCSLAITGWSRIEFPERGRWWEE; this comes from the coding sequence ATGTCAAGTAAGAACGTCTCCAGTGAAGTAGTTTCGGTCGATGAACAGGCTTTCGAGAAACACGATGAAGCCGAGGTCGACGAGGACGGATTCGAAGTCGTCGACGAGACCCCGGAGTTCCGGGCGACGGTCGACATGGAAGTGCAGGCGAAAGTCGATTCCAACCACCCAGATGCGCGGGTCGAGGAAGGCCCGGATCACATGTTCGGGAAGACTCTCGAACAGGAGGAGCGCATCGAGGCCCGGGAAGCCGAGCTGGAGCACATCAGTGCCCAGGCGGAACTCAGTGAGCAGGAGGGACGCGCGAAGCGGACGCGGGAGGTCGTCACCAAGCAGTGTGGCCGGGACGAGCCCGAACCGGTGGAGCGCACGGATCCCCGAGAGAATCTGACGCAGGAGGAACTCGCGGCGGTGAACAAGCAGGCGATGCGGATCAGCGACGAAGTGCAGGGCGGCTGGTCGAGAGCGGTCGTCGCGAAGCAGTTGGCCGAGAAGGTGCAGCGCGGCCAGGACGTGACGAAGGCGGTGCTGGAGACGTTGGAGGAGCAGAAGGCGGTCCCCGGTGCAATCGTGCCCATCGCAGATGTGCCGGACGTGCCCGTCGGTGAGGTGACGGTCCAGGGTGAAATCACCGAGCTCTGGACTCCAAGTGACAACTCGATCCAACAAGTCGGGCTCATCGAGGACGAGAGCGGGCGAACAAAATTCACGGTCTGGGAGAAGAGCGGGAAAACGGTGGTTCGAGAGGGGCAGACGGTCAGGTTCAGAGCGGTCAAGAAGAACTGGTACCAGGGCCGGTGCAGTCTCGCCATCACGGGCTGGAGCAGGATCGAGTTCCCGGAGCGCGGTCGGTGGTGGGAAGAATAG